A window of Microbispora hainanensis genomic DNA:
ACCGGCAGTCTGGAGCGCCGCTCGCAGGCGCGGGTGCTCACGCGGATGGTCGAACGGACCAACGGCGTGATCGGGGTCGTCGACCGCCTGGAATGGAAGGAGGACGACGTCGGCCCCTGGGAAGAGCCCTGACCGGGCGCTGTCCCGCCTCGCTCGCCGGAGCGACGGAAACACCGAACACCCCTGCCCGGCCATCAGGAAGGGCAAGGGTGTTCCGGCGCGTTCTGGCGCTTTTATCGCCTCAACAGGCCGTGAGCGGCGACGGCCGCGTCCCGCCTCTGGCAAGCCCGATTATCGATGGCACGCCGGCCGAAGACGTGATCGCTCCGCTCGATTGGTCAGGATGCATTGGCGCAGATCGCGAACGGGCGGAAAACCGCCGTGAACTGGCTGTTGTTGAAGAACACCAGACTCCACCCCGTATTTGTGGCGTTCGGCGCGGATGTAACGTTGGAGACGACGCTGTCTTCGACCGAAATACCCCCGGACAACAGCTGATATCCCCCGGAAATCACCACCGTCCCGGCGGGGCACAAAGCTCCTCCGCTCGCGACGTTCACCCCTCCGGGCACGGTGATTTCGGGTCCGGTGACGACCTGATAGCCCGAAACTCCCGCAGGCCCAGCGGGCCCAGCCGGACCAGCGGGACCTGCCGGACCGGTCGCCCCAGCAGGACCGGTAGCCCCAGCAGGACCGGTAGCCCCAGCGGGACCAGCAGGACCGGCGGGACCTGCCGGTCCAGCGGGACCTGCGGGACCCTGGGCGCCCGTCGGCCCCTGCGGACCAGCCGGGCCAGCCGGACCAGCCGGGCCCGCGGGCCCTCGCTCACCGGGCGGACCGGCCGCCCCCTTGGGACCCACCTGCCCCTTGGGACCCACCTGCCCCTTGGGACCTGCCAGCCCCTGCGGACCCGCGGGCCCCCGCGCGCCGGGCGCACCGGCAGGCCCTGCCGGACCCACCGGCCCTTGCGGCCCCGCCACCTGGCTCTGGCGAGGCTCCCCGTCCGAACTCAGGACAGCGTGCTGCGTGCTCAAGGTCTGCGCCGTCGCGTCAGAGTTCTGCCAGTTGTACGGCAGTGCCGACGACGTCGTCTGCGTCTTCTGAACCGGCGTCAGCACCTCGGTGAGATCCCGCAGCATGTTCTGCTTCTGGTTCACATCCTGACGCCCGTGTTGCCGCTGCTTGTTCTTGCTCTTGTTCTTGTTCTTCTCGTTCGGGTCCGAGCGATGAGAGGAGCGAACGGCGAGGAGAAGGTGTCCATAGCGAACTTGAGAGACGGCCTCACGTGCAGCACTGGCAGATTCGATGGCGACGACGTCAGTCACGGAGACGGCACCGGCGGTCAGCACGGTGCCGATTGCGAAAACCCTGAACAGGCTGCCGAACGTGGGCAACTTGATCTCCTCTTATGGGATTCCACACATAGATGTGCGATGTCGGAATTTCCGGGAGAAGCCCGTAGGCCACAGGTCTCCCGGCACGGATCATCCTGCATCCATTCATTTAGCTGCGCTCGCGCCGACACACAGGCGTCGAACGCCGCCACCCGTTTGTTTGTCGCGTTATTAATTGCGGCCTTCGAGGTGGTCCGCGACCGTGAAAAGCCGCGACCGGGATCGCATCCGTCCGGCTCGGGGCGGCACATTCGATCCCGGAGGGCGGTGGAATCCCTCTCGCCCGGAATAAGGGAAGCGGTGATTTTTCACGACGAACGGCGGACATCACAAAACAGCGCGCCACCTGCGCCGATAGCAGAATCTTCGGACGCGATAGGCGCACTCGACGGGATCTGTTCTGGAAAAAGTGGTTTCCGCTCTCCCTACGGCGGTAGCGAAGTAAGAGACCGACCAAGCGAGAGACAAGGAGAAGCACGTGATCACTCGCGAGCAGATCCCCATGGTGCTCGGCAACCCGGTCCGCGACCTCAACGGCGACAAGATCGGCGAGGTCGCGCAGGTCTTGCTCGACGACGCGACCGGACGGCCGAAGTGGCTCTGCGTCAAGACCGGGCTTCTCCACACCAGGAAGACCTTCGTCCCGCCGCACAAGGCGACCCTGACGGCCGGCCATGTCGAGGTCCCGTACGACAAGGAGCGCGTCAAGAGCGCGCCCGACGTGCGCCTTGAGGCCGACGGCCACCTGTCCGCCGAGCAGGAGCGTGCGCTCTACCGCCACTACGACATGGACTGGGACGCCGCCTGGGAGCGCGCCAACAGGCCCGGCAGCCTCACCGGCTGGGCCGCCAGCGCCGGGCGACGTGAACGCGAACGGCTGGGGATCGGCGCGGACGGACGCCGGACCTACGCGGACGGACGCCGGATCTACACGGACTACGCCGTGACCCGCGTCGGGGATCGGTACGGCGTGGACGACCCGGCGCTCGGCTCCAGGGACCGGCTGGACGCCGACATCCCCGGCACGCGCCCGGGCGAGCCGCTGGGGCCGCGAAGCCCCGAGACGCTGCCCGAGCAGTTGTTCGGCGCGGGCGATCCCTCACGCACGACGAGCGAGTGGTATGCCACGGAGGACCCGGCGGCCCGGGCGCTGGAACGGTTCGGCACCGGCGATCCGCTGACGAACGCCGGCGACAGGTTCGTCGTCTACCGGGACGCCCGTGATCTGGACATCCGCCGCCGCGGCATCCCCGGCCGCGACGAGCCGTGCCTCTGACCGGAGGAACCCAGCACCGGAAAAACCCCAACTGGAGAAACCGGAACCGGAAGAACCCGAACCGGAAAGAGCCGGCGAGCCGCTCGCCGATCAGCCCCCGTTGCCCCGGTGTGCCTCCGCCCCGCCCCGGGGCAACGGCATACCCGTGCCCGGCCGTTCCCGGCCCCAAGGCCACAGCGCGCCCGGCTCCGTGCCCGGCTCCGCAGACTCCGCCCCCGCCCCGGGAACGGCATACCCGTGCCCGGCCGTTCCCGGCCCCAAGGCCACAGCGCGCTCGGCTCCGTGCCCGGCTCCGCAGACTCCGCCTCCGCCCCGAGGTAGCGGCATGCCCGGCTCGGGGGTGTTTCGGCCGCCTGTCAGTCGTCGTCGACGACCTCGCCGTGGACCACGCGGCCCCTGCCCGCTCCTGCGGGCCCGCCGAAGGCGTCCGCCCCGTCGAACCCCCCGGCCCCGTTGAACCCGGCCCCGTTGAACCCGGTCCCGTTGAACCCAGGCCCGTTGAACCCGGTCCCGTTGAACCCAGGCCCGTTGAACCCGGTCCCACCGAACCCGGCGGTCCCGTCGAAGAGCGGCGCGTACGGCGAGCGGGCGGCGAGCGAGCGCACCCTGCGGCCGAGGAACCACGACACCCAGCGCCGGGCGATCGGCCGGGTGAACGGCAGGATCATGAAGAACCCGAACACGTCGCTGATGAAGCCGGGGGTCATCAGGAGGGCGCCGCCTGCGACGATCAACGCGCCGTCGGCGAGCTCCTTGTCGGGCATGCGTCCCGACTCGATGGCCGCGCGCAGCGCCGCCCACGCCCGCCGGCCCTCACGGCGCATCAGCCAGGCGCCGAGCATGCTGTCGGCG
This region includes:
- a CDS encoding PRC-barrel domain-containing protein, which produces MITREQIPMVLGNPVRDLNGDKIGEVAQVLLDDATGRPKWLCVKTGLLHTRKTFVPPHKATLTAGHVEVPYDKERVKSAPDVRLEADGHLSAEQERALYRHYDMDWDAAWERANRPGSLTGWAASAGRRERERLGIGADGRRTYADGRRIYTDYAVTRVGDRYGVDDPALGSRDRLDADIPGTRPGEPLGPRSPETLPEQLFGAGDPSRTTSEWYATEDPAARALERFGTGDPLTNAGDRFVVYRDARDLDIRRRGIPGRDEPCL
- a CDS encoding FxsA family protein encodes the protein MVRIGLFLAFLVVPVLEIWFLIQVGSVIGGWETVALLIADSMLGAWLMRREGRRAWAALRAAIESGRMPDKELADGALIVAGGALLMTPGFISDVFGFFMILPFTRPIARRWVSWFLGRRVRSLAARSPYAPLFDGTAGFGGTGFNGPGFNGTGFNGPGFNGTGFNGAGFNGAGGFDGADAFGGPAGAGRGRVVHGEVVDDD